The Aeromicrobium sp. Leaf245 genome includes a region encoding these proteins:
- a CDS encoding inorganic diphosphatase has protein sequence MIFDVTVEIPKGERNKYEVDHKSHRIRLDRTLFTATQYPADYGFIDDTLGLDGDPLDALVLLPSPTFPGCVITCRAIGMFRMTDEAGGDDKVLCVPATDPRQEHLRDIHHVPEFDRLEIEHFFTVYKDLEPGKSVEGSTWTGRVEAEAEVNRSFDRFKDNGGY, from the coding sequence GTGATCTTCGATGTCACCGTGGAAATCCCCAAGGGTGAGCGCAACAAGTACGAGGTCGACCACAAGAGCCACCGCATCCGGCTCGACCGCACGCTGTTCACCGCCACGCAGTACCCCGCCGACTACGGCTTCATCGACGACACCCTCGGCCTCGACGGCGACCCGCTCGACGCCCTCGTGCTGCTGCCGTCGCCGACGTTCCCCGGCTGCGTCATCACCTGCCGCGCGATCGGCATGTTCCGCATGACCGACGAGGCCGGCGGCGACGACAAGGTCCTCTGCGTCCCGGCCACGGACCCGCGCCAGGAGCACCTGCGCGACATCCACCACGTGCCCGAGTTCGACCGCCTCGAGATCGAGCACTTCTTCACGGTCTACAAGGACCTCGAGCCCGGCAAGTCCGTCGAGGGCTCCACCTGGACCGGCCGCGTCGAGGCCGAGGCCGAGGTCAACCGCAGCTTCGACCGCTTCAAGGACAACGGCGGCTACTGA
- a CDS encoding TetR/AcrR family transcriptional regulator, with product MTVESERTVTRAQRQAQTRERLVEVARELFLADGYNATSLDKVAVAAGFSKGAVYSNFSGKEELCMAVLDTIHEEQISGVVAAFTVDADLDGRIDAFASWAREKLGHPRWTALEVEFAAVARQSPWVATELVKRHRMLVAASADLIERVMADAGLALGMEARKAATALLSLGIGLGAMRSLDGELDVDVFAETMRALLRGSTSA from the coding sequence ATGACCGTCGAGAGCGAGCGCACCGTCACACGGGCGCAACGTCAGGCGCAGACCCGCGAACGCCTCGTCGAGGTCGCCCGCGAGCTGTTCCTCGCCGACGGCTACAACGCCACGTCCCTCGACAAGGTGGCCGTCGCGGCCGGCTTCTCCAAGGGTGCGGTGTACTCCAACTTCTCCGGCAAGGAGGAGCTCTGCATGGCGGTGCTCGACACGATCCACGAGGAGCAGATCTCCGGGGTCGTCGCCGCCTTCACGGTCGACGCCGACCTCGACGGCCGCATCGACGCCTTCGCCTCCTGGGCCCGCGAGAAGCTGGGCCACCCGCGCTGGACCGCGCTCGAGGTGGAGTTCGCGGCCGTCGCGCGGCAGAGCCCCTGGGTCGCCACCGAGCTGGTCAAGCGGCACCGCATGCTCGTGGCCGCCAGCGCCGACCTCATCGAGCGGGTCATGGCCGACGCCGGACTCGCCCTCGGCATGGAGGCCCGCAAGGCCGCCACCGCCCTGCTCAGCCTCGGCATCGGTCTGGGCGCCATGCGCTCGCTCGACGGCGAGCTCGACGTCGACGTCTTCGCCGAGACCATGCGCGCCCTGCTCCGCGGCTCCACGTCGGCCTGA
- a CDS encoding NAD(P)/FAD-dependent oxidoreductase: MISTDILVIGTGFSGMGMAMKLREAGRDDFVVIEKADDVGGTWRDNTYPGAECDIQSHMYSFSYELNPGWSREYSGQQEIWQYMRGVATKHDLYDVIHFGTEVTGAEWDEERLRWTVSTSKETYDARVVVSGIGGLHIPNIPDLPGAESFAGARFHSAQWRHDVDLTGKKVAVVGTGASAIQFIPQIVGDVAQLDVYQRSAPWVVPKHNHDIEGRKKAFIKKLPGGTRAYRNAMYWLNEAQQLGFTGPLQNITSVMEKKVSGYIRRTVKDPAVAEKLIPDYRLGCKRVLKTDNYIPVYNRENVELVTDGIEEITADGIRAKDGTFREADVIIYGTGFHVTDAFEWVHVTGKGGRDLSKTFKEKGIETYLGISVTDFPNFFFLLGPNTALGHNSVVFMIEQQTKWILSMLDEMDERGAQAVEPTPQAQRQFNDALQEKVSKGVWSQGGCTSWYLDSQGKNRTIWPGFTFRYWWVTRKVEAQDFAWEKAA, from the coding sequence ATGATCTCCACGGACATCCTGGTCATCGGCACCGGTTTCAGCGGCATGGGCATGGCCATGAAGCTGCGCGAGGCCGGACGCGACGACTTCGTCGTCATCGAGAAGGCCGACGACGTCGGCGGCACCTGGCGCGACAACACCTACCCCGGCGCCGAGTGCGACATCCAGTCCCACATGTACTCCTTCTCCTACGAGCTCAATCCCGGCTGGAGCCGCGAGTACTCCGGGCAGCAGGAGATCTGGCAGTACATGCGCGGCGTCGCGACGAAGCACGACCTCTACGACGTCATCCACTTCGGCACGGAGGTCACCGGCGCCGAGTGGGACGAGGAGCGCCTGCGCTGGACCGTCAGCACCTCCAAGGAGACCTACGACGCCCGGGTGGTCGTGTCCGGCATCGGCGGCCTGCACATCCCGAACATCCCCGACCTGCCGGGCGCCGAGAGCTTCGCGGGTGCGCGCTTCCACTCCGCGCAGTGGCGCCACGACGTCGACCTGACCGGCAAGAAGGTCGCCGTCGTCGGCACCGGCGCCAGCGCCATCCAGTTCATCCCGCAGATCGTCGGCGACGTCGCCCAGCTCGACGTCTACCAGCGCAGCGCCCCCTGGGTCGTCCCGAAGCACAACCACGACATCGAGGGCCGCAAGAAGGCCTTCATCAAGAAGCTGCCCGGCGGCACGCGTGCCTACCGCAACGCCATGTACTGGCTCAACGAGGCGCAGCAGCTCGGCTTCACCGGACCGCTGCAGAACATCACCAGCGTCATGGAGAAGAAGGTCTCCGGCTACATCCGCAGGACGGTGAAGGACCCCGCGGTGGCCGAGAAGCTCATCCCCGACTACCGCCTCGGCTGCAAGCGCGTGCTGAAGACCGACAACTACATCCCGGTCTACAACCGCGAGAACGTCGAGCTCGTCACCGACGGCATCGAGGAGATCACCGCCGACGGCATCCGCGCGAAGGACGGCACGTTCCGCGAGGCCGACGTGATCATCTACGGCACCGGCTTCCACGTGACCGACGCGTTCGAGTGGGTGCACGTCACCGGCAAGGGTGGCCGCGACCTGTCGAAGACGTTCAAGGAGAAGGGGATCGAGACCTACCTGGGCATCTCGGTCACCGACTTCCCGAACTTCTTCTTCCTGCTCGGCCCCAACACGGCCCTCGGCCACAACTCGGTCGTGTTCATGATCGAGCAGCAGACGAAGTGGATCCTGTCGATGCTCGACGAGATGGACGAGCGCGGCGCCCAGGCCGTGGAGCCCACGCCGCAGGCGCAGCGCCAGTTCAACGACGCCCTGCAGGAGAAGGTCAGCAAGGGCGTGTGGAGCCAGGGTGGCTGCACCAGCTGGTACCTCGACAGCCAGGGCAAGAACCGCACCATCTGGCCGGGCTTCACCTTCCGCTACTGGTGGGTGACCCGGAAGGTCGAGGCCCAGGACTTCGCGTGGGAGAAGGCGGCCTGA
- a CDS encoding cytochrome P450 produces the protein MTGGGAGTPRPAGAADQQSYDVPPGPRGNPLLMTMRFMRKRGPLIRDAHATYGDTFSVQILPGPRTLVIHSDPADVKEIFAADPAQFHAGEGNAILKPVMGEHSLLLTDDAEHQRGRKLLMPAFTGPAMRSYRPLVEGLAKEAVQGWHDGQRLVTLDAMNAITLEVILQVVFGVTDEERLSVLRPKVTRIVDIDAGILLSWIFPRLRRIPPWRGFFTNLREVDDLLYAEIRERRAEHERGDLEGRDDVLSRLLRAGDDPEAAPGGGAGPRAADGTDGLSDEELRDQLVTLLLAGHETTASALSWTLHELGQDPVLLARATRAADEGDETFLEACLKEAMRLHPIIDFVARSLQSDQVVAGRRLPRGTTVTPSIMLSHSRESSFADAHAFRPDRFLDGEVTAGTWIPFGGGVRRCIGAAFSLMEGTVVLREVLQRFEVHTEKPTGPRLRNITNVPDDKAPVVLRAR, from the coding sequence GTGACCGGCGGGGGTGCCGGGACCCCACGACCGGCCGGGGCGGCGGACCAGCAGAGCTACGACGTTCCTCCGGGTCCGCGCGGGAACCCGCTGCTCATGACCATGCGGTTCATGCGCAAGCGGGGGCCGCTGATCCGCGACGCCCACGCCACGTACGGCGACACGTTCTCGGTGCAGATCCTGCCCGGACCGCGCACCCTCGTGATCCACTCCGACCCCGCCGACGTGAAGGAGATCTTCGCCGCCGACCCGGCGCAGTTCCACGCCGGCGAGGGCAACGCGATCCTCAAGCCGGTGATGGGCGAGCACTCGCTCCTGCTCACCGACGACGCCGAGCACCAGCGCGGCCGCAAGCTGTTGATGCCGGCGTTCACGGGCCCGGCGATGCGCAGCTACCGACCGCTCGTGGAGGGTCTGGCGAAGGAGGCCGTCCAGGGCTGGCACGACGGGCAGCGGCTGGTCACGCTCGACGCGATGAACGCGATCACCCTCGAGGTCATCCTCCAGGTGGTCTTCGGCGTGACCGACGAGGAGCGGCTCTCGGTGCTGCGTCCCAAGGTCACACGGATCGTCGACATCGACGCGGGCATCCTGCTGTCGTGGATCTTCCCGCGGCTGCGCAGGATCCCGCCGTGGCGCGGCTTCTTCACCAACCTGCGCGAGGTCGACGACCTGCTGTACGCCGAGATCCGGGAGCGTCGCGCCGAGCACGAACGGGGCGACCTCGAGGGTCGCGACGACGTGCTGTCGCGGCTGCTGCGCGCCGGTGACGACCCCGAGGCCGCCCCCGGCGGGGGTGCCGGGCCACGCGCGGCGGACGGCACCGACGGGCTGAGCGACGAGGAGCTGCGCGACCAGCTCGTCACACTCCTGCTGGCCGGGCACGAGACGACGGCGTCGGCGCTGTCGTGGACGCTGCACGAGCTGGGCCAGGACCCGGTGCTGCTGGCCCGGGCCACGCGGGCCGCCGACGAGGGCGACGAGACCTTCCTGGAGGCGTGCCTGAAGGAGGCGATGCGCCTGCACCCGATCATCGACTTCGTGGCGCGGTCCCTGCAGAGCGACCAGGTCGTCGCGGGCCGACGGCTCCCGAGGGGCACCACGGTCACCCCGTCGATCATGCTGTCGCACAGCCGCGAGTCCTCGTTCGCCGACGCCCACGCGTTCCGTCCCGACCGGTTCCTCGACGGCGAGGTCACGGCCGGCACCTGGATCCCCTTCGGCGGTGGAGTGCGGCGCTGCATCGGCGCCGCGTTCTCGCTCATGGAGGGCACGGTGGTGCTGCGCGAGGTGCTGCAGCGCTTCGAGGTGCACACCGAGAAGCCCACCGGGCCGCGCCTGCGCAACATCACGAACGTCCCGGACGACAAGGCGCCCGTCGTGCTCCGCGCGCGATGA
- a CDS encoding NADH:flavin oxidoreductase/NADH oxidase family protein — translation MSTNPAPATVDRSVLTAPLTLPSGSTLPNRLVKAALSEGLARRDHSPGSRLRRLYARWAHSGTGLTITGNVMVDRRAIGEPGNVVVEDDRDAADLAAWAQVMKSGGSAAWVQLNHPGRQVPRSLSAHPVAPSDVAVPGTAGVFAEPRALTSAEIEDVVARFATAARVVTQAGFDGVQIHGAHGYLVSQFLSPLSNRRTDAWGGTPEKRRRFLLEVVRAVRAAVGPDVPVSVKLNSADFQKGGFDEAESLAVVHALAAEGIDLLEVSGGTYASAAMLGVDPSLKDSTRRREAYFLAFAEQVRAELPDLPLMVTGGFRTVEGMADALGDGGIDLVGLGRPLTVEPDVPGRLLDGRADASTVRPRRSGIRMLDNLTELTYYTVQMWRMADGKEPAPDRHALLNVTRYLATNGRDSIRLRRGH, via the coding sequence ATGTCCACGAACCCTGCCCCCGCGACCGTCGACCGGTCGGTGCTCACTGCGCCGCTCACGCTGCCCAGCGGCTCGACCCTGCCCAACCGGCTGGTCAAGGCCGCCCTGAGCGAGGGGCTCGCCCGCCGCGACCACTCGCCGGGCAGTCGGCTGCGTCGCCTCTACGCCCGCTGGGCCCACAGCGGCACGGGGCTCACGATCACCGGCAACGTCATGGTCGACCGCCGCGCGATCGGCGAGCCCGGCAACGTCGTCGTCGAGGACGACCGCGACGCCGCCGACCTCGCCGCGTGGGCGCAGGTCATGAAGTCCGGCGGCAGCGCGGCCTGGGTGCAGCTCAACCACCCCGGCCGCCAGGTCCCGCGCTCGCTGTCCGCGCACCCGGTCGCCCCGTCCGACGTCGCGGTGCCCGGCACGGCGGGCGTCTTCGCCGAGCCGCGCGCGCTGACGAGCGCCGAGATCGAGGACGTCGTCGCCCGGTTCGCCACCGCTGCCCGCGTCGTCACGCAGGCCGGATTCGACGGCGTGCAGATCCACGGCGCGCACGGCTACCTCGTCAGCCAGTTCCTGTCGCCGCTGTCGAACCGCCGCACCGACGCGTGGGGCGGGACGCCCGAGAAGCGCCGTCGCTTCCTGCTGGAGGTCGTCCGCGCCGTGCGCGCCGCCGTCGGTCCCGACGTCCCGGTCTCGGTCAAGCTCAACTCCGCCGACTTCCAGAAGGGCGGCTTCGACGAGGCCGAGTCGCTCGCCGTCGTCCACGCGCTCGCCGCGGAGGGCATCGACCTGCTCGAGGTCTCCGGCGGCACGTACGCCTCGGCCGCGATGCTCGGCGTCGACCCCAGCCTCAAGGACTCCACCCGACGGCGCGAGGCCTATTTCCTCGCGTTCGCCGAGCAGGTCCGCGCCGAGCTCCCCGACCTCCCGCTCATGGTCACCGGTGGGTTCCGCACCGTCGAGGGCATGGCCGACGCCCTCGGCGACGGCGGCATCGACCTCGTCGGGCTCGGCCGCCCGCTCACGGTGGAGCCCGACGTCCCCGGCCGGCTGCTCGACGGGCGGGCCGACGCGAGCACGGTCCGCCCCCGGCGCAGCGGGATCCGCATGCTCGACAACCTCACCGAGCTGACCTACTACACCGTGCAGATGTGGCGGATGGCCGACGGCAAGGAGCCCGCACCCGACCGGCACGCGCTGCTCAACGTCACCCGGTACCTCGCGACCAACGGCCGCGACAGCATCCGTCTGCGTCGCGGGCACTGA
- a CDS encoding NADPH:quinone oxidoreductase family protein, which produces MRAVQITTLDGPSAVEVTELPDPTAADGQVLVRVRAAGVSFPEVLQTRGLYQLKPELPFVPGSEVAGEVVTAPEGSGFSPGDRVAGFCMLGGFAEYAVTQPDMTFHLPDAVSFEQGASVPLNYLTAYFALVERGRIAPGERVLVHGAAGGVGTASIQVAKAFGAGHVIAVTSTAEKGAVAIDAGADEFVLADGFLDAVKASGKVDLVVDPVGGDRFTDSLRSLREDGRLLVIGFTAGDIPEVKVNRLLLNNLSVVGVGWGAYALARPGHVAQEWAAIAPHLESGALTPPIGATFGLDEAAQALATIDERRATGKVLLTP; this is translated from the coding sequence ATGCGTGCCGTGCAGATCACGACGCTCGACGGGCCTTCGGCCGTCGAGGTCACCGAGCTCCCCGACCCCACCGCCGCCGACGGGCAGGTGCTCGTGCGGGTGCGGGCCGCCGGCGTCTCGTTCCCCGAGGTGCTGCAGACCCGTGGGCTGTACCAGCTCAAGCCGGAGCTGCCGTTCGTGCCGGGCTCGGAGGTCGCGGGCGAGGTCGTCACCGCCCCCGAGGGGTCCGGCTTCTCCCCCGGCGACCGGGTGGCCGGGTTCTGCATGCTGGGCGGGTTCGCCGAGTACGCCGTCACCCAGCCCGACATGACGTTCCACCTCCCCGACGCCGTCTCCTTCGAGCAGGGCGCGTCGGTGCCACTCAACTACCTCACGGCCTACTTCGCCCTCGTCGAGCGCGGGCGGATCGCACCGGGTGAGCGCGTGCTCGTGCACGGGGCCGCCGGAGGCGTCGGCACGGCATCCATCCAGGTGGCCAAGGCGTTCGGTGCCGGCCACGTCATCGCCGTCACGTCGACCGCCGAGAAGGGCGCCGTGGCCATCGACGCCGGCGCCGACGAGTTCGTGCTGGCCGACGGCTTCCTCGACGCGGTCAAGGCGTCCGGCAAGGTCGACCTCGTCGTCGACCCGGTGGGCGGCGACCGCTTCACCGACTCCCTGCGCAGCCTCCGCGAGGACGGCCGGCTGCTCGTCATCGGCTTCACCGCCGGCGACATCCCCGAGGTGAAGGTCAACCGGCTGCTGCTCAACAACCTCAGCGTCGTGGGCGTCGGCTGGGGCGCCTACGCGCTCGCCCGTCCCGGGCACGTCGCCCAGGAGTGGGCGGCCATCGCCCCGCACCTGGAGTCGGGTGCGCTCACGCCGCCGATCGGCGCCACGTTCGGCCTCGACGAGGCGGCTCAGGCACTCGCCACCATCGACGAGCGACGCGCCACCGGCAAGGTGCTGCTTACCCCGTGA
- a CDS encoding GNAT family N-acetyltransferase, whose protein sequence is MAETPPFAPPFTHRPVDPVGDLDLLHGWVTQERARFWGMTDHTRDEVGEVYAYLDSLGTHHAYLVHEHRADTVPVAVFQTYEPEHDPVGEAYDVQPGDLGVHLFVGPGERRPGFTGSLARYLLGVVLEDPSVRRIVVEPDVLNERSVARFRREGFEVGPVVDLGHKTAQLAFLPRPR, encoded by the coding sequence ATGGCGGAGACGCCCCCCTTCGCGCCCCCCTTCACGCACAGACCCGTCGACCCCGTGGGCGACCTCGACCTGCTGCACGGCTGGGTGACGCAGGAGCGTGCCCGGTTCTGGGGCATGACCGACCACACCCGCGACGAGGTCGGCGAGGTCTACGCCTACCTCGACTCCCTCGGGACGCACCACGCCTACCTGGTCCACGAGCACCGGGCCGACACCGTCCCGGTCGCCGTCTTCCAGACCTACGAGCCCGAGCACGACCCGGTGGGGGAGGCCTACGACGTGCAGCCGGGTGACCTGGGGGTGCACCTGTTCGTGGGCCCCGGGGAGCGTCGGCCGGGCTTCACCGGCTCGCTCGCGAGGTACCTGCTCGGCGTGGTGCTCGAGGATCCGTCGGTGCGGCGCATCGTCGTGGAGCCAGACGTGCTCAACGAGCGGTCGGTGGCCCGGTTCCGTCGTGAGGGCTTCGAGGTCGGTCCCGTGGTCGACCTCGGGCACAAGACGGCGCAGCTCGCGTTCCTCCCGCGTCCCCGCTAG
- a CDS encoding penicillin acylase family protein, producing MTVLRVEATSLEGLAFAQGRATAEVSRERLLEDLAHVESTTSTPWDAFCARSLLARTARRAHERLDDETRAFVDAYAAGVRAGGLDAWRDWTSLGVMAVHHALFGSLGHHLWRRHVARVLGPDAVGTLAQEVPALSGSNAWVVGGRRSADGLPLVGADPHRIVTVPGVYQQVRLVARNEDVDVVGLTFPGVPGVQHFGHTGTVAWAITNAMADTQQLTDVSAQEPRDVVDGVPVTAHGPLVLEHPDGSGVAVRTVPWLVDDLGLAALLPLLRARSVADVDAALDHWVEPVNDVLVADVEGAVLHRVAGRVPWRAASGEWAGWVVPHRREVGADEHQVTANHRQGEHSAALADELAPPHRARRLEQLIDERPVLDVEQAAALHADTLLLPAEHWQRRLAGLDLAGEPEQVRELRDRIVAWDRRMDADSVDAALFAALRSAAVRRLVEHPALAPLREPSADLWTGPGELFAPWLRPEPRVALALDRWLETAGVRVPGVDLEEVLRLALREAAPQLSAPTAWGDVHTFTPLGGPALRLGGDEGCVLSTSSVPGVDDRVWRGPVARLVWCLADRSRSRWTVPDDLEVWAAGSTSPMQPDHEEP from the coding sequence GTGACGGTGCTGAGGGTGGAGGCGACGTCGCTGGAGGGGCTGGCGTTCGCGCAGGGTCGGGCGACGGCCGAGGTGTCGCGGGAGCGTCTGCTCGAGGACCTCGCGCACGTGGAGTCGACCACGAGCACGCCGTGGGACGCGTTCTGCGCGCGGTCGCTGCTGGCGCGGACGGCCCGGCGCGCCCACGAGCGGCTCGACGACGAGACGCGGGCGTTCGTCGACGCCTACGCCGCGGGCGTCCGCGCGGGTGGGCTAGACGCCTGGCGTGACTGGACGTCGCTCGGTGTGATGGCCGTGCACCACGCACTGTTCGGCAGCCTCGGCCACCACCTCTGGCGTCGGCACGTCGCGCGGGTGCTCGGACCCGATGCCGTCGGGACGCTCGCGCAGGAGGTGCCGGCCCTCTCGGGCAGCAACGCCTGGGTCGTCGGTGGACGGCGATCGGCCGACGGTCTGCCGCTCGTCGGTGCCGACCCGCACCGCATCGTCACCGTGCCGGGCGTCTACCAGCAGGTGCGGCTCGTCGCCAGGAACGAGGACGTCGACGTCGTCGGCCTCACCTTCCCGGGGGTGCCGGGCGTGCAGCACTTCGGGCACACCGGCACGGTGGCGTGGGCCATCACCAACGCGATGGCCGACACCCAGCAGCTCACCGACGTGTCGGCGCAGGAGCCGCGCGACGTGGTCGACGGCGTCCCGGTGACGGCGCACGGTCCGCTGGTCCTCGAGCACCCGGACGGCTCCGGCGTTGCCGTGCGCACCGTGCCCTGGCTCGTCGACGACCTCGGCCTCGCCGCGCTGCTGCCGCTGCTGCGGGCCCGGTCGGTGGCCGACGTCGACGCCGCGCTCGACCACTGGGTGGAGCCGGTCAACGACGTGCTGGTGGCCGACGTCGAGGGTGCGGTCCTGCACCGCGTGGCCGGCCGGGTTCCTTGGCGCGCTGCCTCGGGGGAGTGGGCCGGATGGGTCGTGCCGCACCGCCGCGAGGTCGGGGCCGACGAGCACCAGGTGACGGCCAACCACCGCCAGGGCGAGCACAGCGCGGCGCTGGCCGACGAGCTCGCCCCGCCGCACCGTGCGCGCCGGCTCGAGCAGCTGATCGACGAGCGCCCCGTGCTCGACGTGGAGCAGGCCGCGGCCCTGCACGCCGACACGCTGCTGCTGCCGGCCGAGCACTGGCAGCGCCGGCTCGCCGGCCTGGACCTCGCAGGCGAGCCCGAGCAGGTGCGCGAGCTGCGTGACCGGATCGTCGCGTGGGACCGGCGCATGGACGCCGACTCGGTGGACGCCGCACTCTTCGCGGCGCTGCGCTCGGCCGCGGTGCGTCGCCTCGTCGAGCACCCGGCGCTCGCCCCGCTGCGGGAGCCGTCGGCAGACCTGTGGACCGGGCCCGGCGAGCTGTTCGCCCCCTGGCTGCGCCCCGAGCCGCGGGTGGCGCTGGCCCTGGATCGATGGCTGGAGACCGCCGGTGTTCGGGTGCCGGGAGTGGACCTGGAGGAGGTCCTGCGCCTGGCACTGCGCGAGGCGGCTCCGCAGCTGTCGGCGCCGACGGCGTGGGGGGACGTGCACACCTTCACCCCGCTCGGCGGGCCGGCCCTTCGACTGGGCGGTGACGAGGGGTGCGTGCTGTCGACGTCGTCGGTGCCGGGCGTCGACGACCGCGTGTGGCGGGGGCCGGTCGCGCGCCTCGTGTGGTGCTTGGCCGACCGGTCCCGCAGCCGGTGGACCGTCCCCGACGACCTGGAGGTGTGGGCCGCCGGGTCCACGTCGCCGATGCAGCCCGACCACGAGGAGCCCTGA
- a CDS encoding IucA/IucC family siderophore biosynthesis protein → MTPTALLETPHILDPQALDTADHLEPVTLERAQRRLVAKALGELTHERLLSPEPVADAGGWWEVRTTSSTWRFHAHVHEPEHWSVDPWSVLRSDDSTEGGEATLPVDVLELVAELHDELGIPDHLVAVYLEELSATLAAACWTDTHHAHTVEDLLDADLATVEAAMHEGHPAFLATNGRIGYGLDDYRAFAPETGSDVQLVWLGVRREHAVLALGEGLDEDALYADELDADQRDAFDTRLRDLGLDPRDYLLVPAHPWQWTNKLAVTFAADVARRDVVPLGTSRDAYRAQQSVRTFLNVTDPSRMYVKTALSVQNMGFMRGLSPHYMRGTPAINDWVHALVEDDAELRRCGFTVLRERAAVGYTGGVYQRVAVARRGPYQKMFAALWRETPRLGAGERAATMASLLHRDREGRSLAAATIRASGLAPADWVRRYLDAYLRPVAHCLWAHDLAFMPHGENLILVLRDHVPVRAVMKDVGEEVALLAADGPEAHPLDSLPEAVQRIRARVPEGQQALAVLTDVLDGFLRFLAAILADDGVLSGEEFWTVAAACLRDLQADHPELAAQHARYDLLAPDFEHSCLNRLQLRNTLEMVDLADQAQSLQLVGRLANPLHGR, encoded by the coding sequence ATGACCCCCACCGCCCTGCTGGAGACGCCACACATCCTCGACCCCCAGGCCCTGGACACCGCCGACCACCTGGAGCCGGTGACGCTCGAGCGCGCCCAGCGTCGGCTCGTCGCGAAGGCCCTGGGCGAGCTCACGCACGAGCGCCTCCTGTCGCCCGAGCCGGTGGCCGATGCGGGGGGCTGGTGGGAGGTGCGCACCACCTCCTCGACGTGGCGGTTCCACGCCCACGTGCACGAGCCGGAGCACTGGTCGGTCGACCCGTGGTCGGTGCTGCGGTCCGACGACTCCACCGAGGGGGGCGAGGCGACGCTGCCGGTCGACGTGCTCGAGCTGGTGGCCGAGCTGCACGACGAGCTCGGCATCCCCGACCACCTGGTGGCGGTGTACTTGGAGGAGCTGAGTGCCACGCTCGCGGCGGCGTGCTGGACCGACACCCACCACGCGCACACCGTCGAGGACCTGCTCGACGCGGACCTCGCCACGGTCGAGGCCGCCATGCACGAGGGGCATCCCGCGTTCCTCGCCACGAACGGTCGGATCGGGTACGGGCTCGACGACTACCGCGCGTTCGCGCCCGAGACCGGCAGCGACGTGCAGCTGGTGTGGCTGGGCGTCCGCCGCGAGCACGCCGTGCTGGCCCTGGGGGAGGGCCTCGACGAGGACGCGCTCTACGCCGACGAGCTCGACGCGGACCAGCGCGACGCCTTCGACACGCGGCTGCGCGACCTCGGCCTCGACCCCCGCGACTACCTCCTGGTGCCGGCGCACCCCTGGCAGTGGACGAACAAGCTGGCCGTGACCTTCGCGGCCGACGTCGCCCGACGTGACGTGGTGCCGCTCGGCACGAGCCGCGACGCCTACCGTGCGCAGCAGTCGGTGCGGACGTTCCTCAACGTGACCGACCCGTCGCGCATGTACGTCAAGACGGCGCTGTCGGTGCAGAACATGGGCTTCATGCGGGGGCTGTCGCCGCACTACATGCGCGGCACGCCCGCCATCAACGACTGGGTGCACGCCCTCGTCGAGGACGATGCCGAGCTGCGTCGGTGCGGGTTCACGGTGCTGCGCGAGCGGGCCGCCGTCGGCTACACCGGTGGGGTCTACCAGCGCGTGGCCGTCGCACGCCGCGGGCCGTACCAGAAGATGTTCGCCGCGCTGTGGCGCGAGACGCCGCGGCTCGGGGCAGGGGAGCGGGCCGCGACCATGGCGTCGCTCCTGCACCGCGACCGCGAGGGGCGGAGCCTGGCCGCAGCGACGATCCGGGCGTCGGGGCTGGCGCCCGCGGACTGGGTGCGCCGCTACCTCGACGCCTACCTGCGGCCGGTCGCGCACTGCCTGTGGGCGCACGACCTGGCCTTCATGCCGCACGGGGAGAACCTGATCCTCGTGCTGCGGGACCACGTGCCCGTGCGCGCGGTCATGAAGGACGTGGGCGAGGAGGTCGCGCTGCTCGCGGCCGACGGACCCGAGGCACACCCGCTCGACTCCCTGCCCGAGGCCGTGCAGCGGATCCGGGCCCGGGTGCCGGAGGGCCAGCAGGCGCTGGCCGTGCTCACCGACGTGCTCGACGGCTTCCTGAGGTTCCTCGCGGCGATCCTCGCCGACGACGGGGTGCTGTCGGGAGAGGAGTTCTGGACCGTGGCGGCCGCGTGCCTGCGCGACCTGCAGGCCGACCACCCCGAGCTGGCCGCCCAGCACGCGCGGTACGACCTGCTGGCACCCGACTTCGAGCACTCGTGCCTGAACCGGCTGCAGCTGCGCAACACCCTCGAGATGGTCGACCTCGCCGACCAGGCGCAGTCGCTGCAGCTCGTCGGACGCCTGGCCAACCCCCTCCACGGCCGATGA